A stretch of Rhizobium sp. TH2 DNA encodes these proteins:
- a CDS encoding zf-TFIIB domain-containing protein, translated as MNSPHAGLVCPACRVSLVMSERAGIEIDYCPQCRGIWLDRGELDKIIEKSARETAVAAPVAAPPQQQGYPQQPSYQQPQQQGYDPRYEQSYGHGYPKRKKSFLEELFD; from the coding sequence ATGAATTCCCCTCACGCCGGTCTTGTATGCCCCGCTTGCCGTGTTTCGCTCGTCATGAGCGAACGCGCGGGCATCGAGATCGACTACTGCCCGCAATGCCGTGGAATCTGGCTCGACCGTGGCGAACTCGACAAGATCATCGAGAAAAGCGCCCGTGAGACCGCAGTTGCAGCTCCCGTGGCGGCACCGCCTCAGCAGCAAGGCTATCCGCAGCAACCGTCCTATCAGCAGCCGCAGCAACAGGGCTACGATCCGCGCTATGAGCAGTCCTACGGACATGGCTATCCGAAGCGGAAGAAATCGTTCCTGGAAGAGCTGTTCGACTGA
- a CDS encoding sulfite exporter TauE/SafE family protein, with translation MPPLSEILMFSAALVAAGAVSGLLAGLFGVGGGAILVPVFYQVYGLLDVPDTVRTHVAVGTSLAIIVPTSIRSFQAHKARGAVDMQALKGWVIWIPLGTILASVVAAYVSGEFLRVVFMMLMLLIALKMFFNQEHWRFGTEMPGGVLNGLAGGTIGLLSGLMGVGGGTLTNLWMTLWNRTVHQAVATSSGVGVLISIPGLLGYIWAGWGDRDLPPFSTGFINWITVILVIPLSLFFAPYGARLAHALSRRQLEVCFAIFLLVISVRFAVSLF, from the coding sequence ATGCCGCCCCTGTCAGAAATCCTCATGTTCTCCGCCGCGCTCGTTGCCGCCGGCGCGGTATCCGGGTTGCTGGCGGGCCTGTTCGGTGTTGGCGGCGGCGCGATCCTCGTTCCGGTTTTCTACCAGGTCTATGGCCTGCTCGATGTGCCCGACACGGTACGGACCCACGTTGCCGTCGGAACCTCGCTCGCGATCATCGTGCCGACCTCAATCCGTTCATTCCAGGCGCACAAGGCGCGAGGCGCTGTCGATATGCAGGCGCTCAAGGGCTGGGTGATCTGGATACCGCTGGGCACGATCCTTGCCTCGGTGGTCGCGGCCTATGTTTCGGGCGAATTCCTGCGTGTGGTCTTCATGATGCTGATGCTGCTCATCGCGCTCAAGATGTTCTTCAACCAGGAACACTGGCGGTTCGGCACCGAGATGCCCGGCGGCGTCCTTAACGGGCTGGCCGGCGGAACAATCGGCCTGCTGTCCGGACTTATGGGTGTCGGCGGCGGCACGCTGACGAACCTTTGGATGACGCTCTGGAATCGCACTGTGCACCAGGCCGTGGCAACGTCCTCGGGTGTCGGCGTGCTGATCTCGATACCGGGGCTGCTCGGCTATATCTGGGCGGGATGGGGCGACCGCGATTTGCCGCCGTTCTCGACGGGCTTCATCAACTGGATCACCGTCATCCTGGTCATCCCGCTCAGCCTGTTCTTCGCGCCATACGGTGCGCGGCTGGCGCATGCGCTGAGCCGCCGGCAGCTCGAAGTCTGCTTCGCCATTTTCCTGCTGGTGATTTCGGTGCGCTTCGCCGTCAGCCTGTTCTGA
- a CDS encoding TIGR02281 family clan AA aspartic protease, with amino-acid sequence MSRFLIAAIVILVGLLLITAGFSNSGRLDGDDAMYMLYYAMWGALVGGGILASQRNWGEAARNLGIWLLIGVVLSAVYVFRTDAQNFASRLTAGLIPGRAAMITDQNGFKTAVLYMGQNGHYQAEGTVNGVTIPMMVDTGATTIALSFEDAERLGLNPNGMDFTYTVLTANGPARTAYVTLPEIEVAGIKRTNVRAGIAERGKLSESLLGMNFLSSLSSFTIAGDEMKLQD; translated from the coding sequence ATGTCACGTTTTCTGATCGCGGCCATCGTCATCCTCGTCGGCCTTCTGCTGATAACGGCAGGATTTTCCAATAGCGGGCGGCTGGATGGCGACGATGCCATGTATATGCTCTACTATGCCATGTGGGGCGCGCTCGTCGGCGGCGGCATACTGGCAAGTCAGCGCAATTGGGGTGAGGCTGCGCGCAATCTCGGCATCTGGCTGCTGATCGGGGTGGTGCTCTCCGCCGTCTATGTCTTCCGCACCGATGCGCAGAATTTCGCGTCCCGCCTCACGGCGGGGCTCATCCCGGGCCGCGCAGCCATGATCACGGACCAGAACGGCTTCAAGACCGCCGTACTCTATATGGGACAGAACGGGCACTACCAGGCCGAGGGCACCGTCAATGGCGTGACCATCCCGATGATGGTCGACACCGGTGCGACGACGATCGCGTTGAGCTTCGAGGATGCGGAGCGGCTTGGGCTGAACCCCAACGGCATGGACTTCACCTATACGGTGCTGACGGCCAACGGCCCTGCCCGCACAGCGTATGTCACGCTGCCGGAAATCGAGGTCGCCGGCATCAAGCGCACCAATGTCCGCGCCGGCATCGCCGAACGCGGCAAACTCAGTGAGAGCCTGCTCGGGATGAATTTCCTGTCGTCGCTCAGTTCGTTCACGATCGCCGGTGACGAGATGAAGCTGCAGGACTGA
- a CDS encoding DUF1289 domain-containing protein, with protein MESPCILVCSIDDNTGYCFGCGRTREEIGAWTSYTSTERREIMAVLPKRLEGVERRPRRETRRSRMARENQV; from the coding sequence ATGGAATCGCCCTGCATTCTCGTCTGTTCGATCGATGACAACACCGGCTACTGTTTCGGCTGTGGCCGCACCCGCGAAGAAATCGGGGCGTGGACGAGCTATACCAGCACCGAACGACGCGAGATCATGGCCGTGCTGCCCAAGCGCCTCGAAGGCGTCGAACGCCGGCCGAGGCGTGAAACGCGCCGGTCTCGCATGGCAAGGGAGAACCAGGTCTGA
- a CDS encoding adenosylcobinamide-GDP ribazoletransferase yields MKISDFVDDVARSIGFLSRIPVPSRHFIGHDGTLSRAVGAFPVAGLLIALPSAALFAVLLALHADPLLAAFLALGLQVILTGALHEDGLSDTADGIGGGRDRESALVIMKDSRIGSYGAVALILSFAIRGSALAVFGAVLTPTQAGLALIGIAALSRAAMVWHWSLLPSARSDGVAASAGMPEETATSLALFTGALICLVLTGGATSFIEGVVVIAAAGLACWAATQYIDAKIGGHTGDTIGASQQLTEMVSLSILAVLL; encoded by the coding sequence ATGAAGATCAGTGATTTCGTAGACGACGTGGCCAGAAGCATCGGCTTCCTGAGCCGCATTCCCGTGCCTTCGCGGCACTTCATCGGCCATGACGGCACATTGAGCCGGGCGGTCGGCGCCTTTCCCGTCGCTGGCCTGCTGATCGCGCTGCCATCGGCGGCACTGTTCGCGGTCCTGCTCGCTCTGCATGCCGATCCGCTGCTTGCGGCCTTTCTGGCGCTCGGCCTGCAGGTGATCCTGACCGGCGCGCTGCATGAGGATGGCCTCTCCGACACGGCTGACGGCATCGGCGGCGGGCGCGACAGGGAAAGCGCGCTTGTGATCATGAAGGACAGCCGCATCGGTTCCTATGGCGCCGTAGCACTCATCCTGTCCTTCGCGATCAGGGGCTCGGCGCTGGCGGTGTTCGGCGCGGTGTTGACTCCGACGCAGGCGGGCCTCGCGCTGATCGGCATTGCGGCCCTCAGCCGGGCGGCGATGGTGTGGCACTGGTCGCTGCTGCCTTCGGCAAGAAGCGATGGCGTGGCTGCCTCCGCTGGCATGCCCGAGGAGACCGCGACGTCGTTGGCACTCTTCACCGGCGCGCTTATCTGCCTCGTGTTGACCGGTGGCGCCACGTCCTTCATCGAGGGCGTGGTAGTGATCGCGGCTGCAGGCCTCGCTTGCTGGGCCGCGACGCAATATATCGATGCGAAAATCGGCGGTCATACCGGCGACACAATCGGTGCATCACAACAATTGACCGAGATGGTGTCGCTTTCGATACTTGCCGTTTTGCTCTAG
- the cobT gene encoding nicotinate-nucleotide--dimethylbenzimidazole phosphoribosyltransferase, which produces MSTSGLPFDDFRELIANLPGPVTQALVDARQRDSQLTKPPGALGRLEEIAFWLAAWSGRKPAVTRPLVAIFAGNHGVTRQRITPYPPEVTKQMVANFSNGGAAINQICAAYDLGLKVFDLALDYPTGDITEEAALSERDCAATMAFGMEAIAGGTDLLCIGEMGIGNTTIAAAINYALYGGTAQEWVGPGTGSEGEVLQRKIEAVEKAVELHRDHLSDPLELLRRLGGREIAAMAGAILAARMERIPVIIDGYVATAAAAVLKAANPAALDHCLIGHVSGEPGHMRAIDKLGKTPLLALGMRLGEGTGAALAAGIVKAAAACHTGMATFESAGVSNKD; this is translated from the coding sequence ATGAGCACCAGCGGACTTCCATTCGACGATTTTCGCGAACTTATCGCCAACCTTCCTGGACCGGTCACCCAAGCGCTCGTCGATGCCCGCCAGCGCGACAGCCAGTTGACCAAGCCACCCGGCGCATTGGGACGGCTCGAGGAGATCGCCTTCTGGCTCGCGGCCTGGAGCGGCCGCAAGCCGGCGGTCACCCGGCCGCTGGTCGCCATCTTCGCCGGCAACCATGGCGTCACCCGCCAGCGGATCACGCCCTATCCGCCTGAAGTGACCAAGCAGATGGTCGCCAACTTCTCGAATGGCGGGGCAGCGATCAACCAGATCTGCGCCGCCTACGATCTCGGCCTTAAAGTCTTCGACCTGGCGCTCGACTATCCCACCGGTGATATCACCGAGGAAGCAGCGCTCTCGGAGCGCGACTGCGCCGCCACCATGGCCTTCGGCATGGAGGCGATCGCCGGCGGCACGGACCTGCTCTGCATTGGCGAGATGGGTATCGGCAACACCACGATCGCCGCTGCGATTAACTACGCGCTCTACGGCGGCACGGCGCAGGAATGGGTCGGGCCCGGCACGGGCTCGGAAGGCGAGGTGCTTCAGCGCAAGATCGAGGCGGTGGAAAAGGCCGTCGAATTGCATCGGGACCACCTGTCGGACCCGCTGGAGCTTTTGCGTCGCCTTGGCGGCCGCGAGATTGCCGCGATGGCAGGCGCCATTCTCGCTGCGCGCATGGAACGCATCCCCGTCATCATCGACGGCTATGTTGCGACTGCCGCCGCTGCGGTGCTCAAAGCCGCCAATCCCGCAGCGCTTGATCACTGCCTGATCGGCCATGTCTCCGGCGAGCCGGGTCATATGCGCGCCATCGACAAGCTCGGCAAGACGCCACTACTGGCACTTGGCATGCGGCTGGGCGAAGGGACGGGCGCGGCACTCGCCGCCGGCATCGTAAAAGCCGCCGCCGCCTGCCATACCGGCATGGCAACATTTGAGTCCGCGGGCGTTTCCAACAAGGATTGA
- a CDS encoding diacylglycerol kinase yields MEEPEAKKHGLAHLVAAGGYSMAGFKRALGESAFRHEMIFFAGAIILFAVIGATLAEYVGLAIIFLLMLGVEALNTAVEELVDRVSPEVSRTGKHAKDLGSFAVFCTISAAVLYILWVVFA; encoded by the coding sequence ATGGAAGAACCGGAAGCGAAAAAACACGGCCTGGCGCATCTCGTCGCCGCTGGCGGCTATTCGATGGCCGGCTTCAAGCGCGCGCTCGGCGAGTCCGCGTTCCGGCACGAGATGATCTTCTTCGCTGGCGCCATCATACTGTTCGCCGTGATCGGCGCGACACTTGCCGAATATGTCGGCCTGGCGATTATCTTCCTGCTGATGCTGGGTGTCGAGGCATTGAACACGGCGGTGGAGGAACTCGTCGATCGGGTCTCGCCCGAAGTTTCCCGCACCGGCAAACATGCCAAGGATCTGGGTTCGTTTGCGGTCTTCTGTACAATCTCGGCAGCTGTGTTGTATATACTTTGGGTTGTGTTCGCGTAG
- a CDS encoding HAMP domain-containing sensor histidine kinase produces the protein MSKSASSSPDKIIVYRSRASKNRDTAKAVKDTRERLQTSGQAISTYEREMMDLHLAAVQQSAAIMPLLIMIVGLTANYFDGDLNLFPWMLASLCVHSANLLLARQARKGNNSAEDAAKWRRRLIAGQLVAGVCWAWFAYKGCTQCGASYFFFFKGATLLVALSATSFAMFMLRGATLFTFAPVVLALAVASLIDRDPLDVALTAVFTATLAFFAFMTDRLYSSNVKLLSFQSEKDDLIAELEVANSMSDEARRRAEEANLAKSRFLASMSHELRTPLNAILGFSEVMATEVMGPLNNPTYKEYVQDIHASGQHLLDLINEILDLSRIEAGRYQLNEESIQLVDITEDCIGMVQLRARAKNIQIADQFEPDMPSLWADEKAIRQVILNLLSNAVKFTPQGGEVVVKVGWTASGGQYVSIKDDGPGIPEEEIPVVLSAFGQGSIAIKSAEQGTGLGLPIVQALLHKHDGSFLLKSRLREGTEAIAILPAKRVLQSVPAVEDMQAIDRKKKSFA, from the coding sequence ATGAGTAAGAGCGCCAGTTCCTCGCCAGACAAGATCATCGTCTACCGCTCGCGCGCCTCGAAGAACCGCGACACGGCCAAGGCGGTCAAGGATACGCGGGAACGCCTGCAGACGTCCGGCCAGGCGATCAGCACTTATGAACGCGAAATGATGGATCTCCATCTCGCGGCCGTGCAGCAGAGCGCGGCGATCATGCCGCTCCTCATCATGATCGTCGGCCTCACTGCCAATTATTTCGACGGCGATCTCAACCTCTTTCCCTGGATGCTTGCTTCGCTGTGCGTGCATTCCGCGAACCTTCTGCTGGCCAGACAGGCGCGGAAGGGCAACAATTCCGCCGAGGATGCCGCGAAATGGCGTCGGCGGCTGATCGCGGGCCAATTGGTCGCCGGCGTCTGCTGGGCATGGTTCGCCTATAAGGGCTGCACCCAATGCGGCGCGAGCTATTTCTTCTTCTTCAAGGGCGCCACGCTGCTCGTCGCGTTGTCGGCTACGTCGTTCGCGATGTTCATGCTGCGCGGCGCAACGTTGTTCACCTTTGCGCCAGTGGTGCTGGCGCTGGCGGTGGCGTCCCTTATCGACCGCGATCCGCTCGATGTCGCACTGACGGCGGTGTTCACCGCCACGCTTGCCTTCTTCGCCTTCATGACCGACCGGCTCTACAGTTCCAACGTCAAACTGCTGTCCTTCCAGTCGGAAAAGGATGACCTGATCGCCGAGCTTGAAGTGGCGAACTCGATGTCCGACGAAGCCCGCCGCCGCGCGGAAGAGGCCAACCTCGCCAAGTCCCGCTTCCTGGCCTCGATGTCGCATGAGCTTCGCACGCCGCTCAACGCCATCCTCGGTTTCTCGGAGGTGATGGCGACGGAGGTCATGGGGCCGCTCAACAACCCGACCTACAAGGAATATGTTCAAGACATCCACGCATCGGGCCAGCATCTGCTCGACCTGATCAACGAGATTCTCGACCTTTCGCGCATCGAAGCGGGACGCTACCAGCTCAACGAGGAATCGATCCAGTTGGTCGATATCACCGAGGATTGCATCGGCATGGTGCAGCTTCGCGCCCGCGCCAAGAATATCCAGATCGCCGACCAATTCGAACCCGACATGCCATCGCTCTGGGCCGACGAGAAGGCGATCCGGCAGGTCATCCTCAATCTGCTTTCAAATGCGGTGAAGTTCACCCCACAGGGAGGCGAAGTGGTCGTCAAGGTGGGCTGGACGGCGTCCGGCGGCCAATATGTCTCGATCAAGGACGATGGGCCGGGCATCCCCGAGGAGGAAATTCCCGTCGTGCTCTCGGCCTTCGGTCAGGGCTCGATCGCCATCAAGAGCGCCGAGCAGGGCACCGGCCTCGGCCTGCCGATCGTGCAGGCGCTGCTGCACAAGCACGATGGCTCGTTCCTGCTGAAATCGCGCCTGCGCGAAGGCACCGAGGCGATCGCCATCCTGCCGGCCAAGCGCGTGCTGCAGTCGGTGCCCGCGGTCGAGGATATGCAGGCGATCGATCGGAAGAAGAAGAGCTTCGCCTGA
- a CDS encoding uracil-DNA glycosylase family protein → MKSDGNIRLPIGQSGPAEIDRLLAEIAACRICRDAAVKPLPHEPRPVARLSATARILIAGQAPGLRVQETGIPFNDASGDRLRQWLAVDRDQFYDPSKFAMLPMSFCFPGYDAHGSDLPPRKECAPLWRARAISSMPQVRLILAVGGYAQAWHLGSGAPKSMTDTVRNWRCHLEAGLLPLPHPSWRNTGWLKKNPWFEAELLPELRAQVLRWIS, encoded by the coding sequence ATGAAGTCCGACGGCAACATACGTTTACCAATCGGCCAATCTGGTCCTGCTGAAATCGACAGGCTTTTGGCCGAAATCGCCGCCTGTCGCATCTGTCGCGATGCGGCCGTCAAGCCTCTGCCGCATGAGCCGCGTCCCGTCGCCAGATTGTCCGCCACCGCCCGTATTTTAATCGCCGGCCAGGCACCGGGTTTACGGGTGCAGGAAACCGGCATTCCGTTCAACGATGCGTCGGGCGATCGGCTGCGCCAATGGCTGGCCGTGGACCGCGACCAGTTCTACGATCCCTCGAAATTCGCGATGCTGCCGATGAGCTTTTGCTTTCCCGGCTACGACGCGCATGGCTCCGACCTGCCGCCGCGAAAGGAATGCGCGCCGCTTTGGCGGGCGCGGGCTATCTCGTCGATGCCGCAGGTCAGGCTCATCCTTGCGGTGGGCGGCTATGCGCAGGCCTGGCATCTGGGCAGCGGCGCCCCGAAATCGATGACCGACACTGTGAGGAACTGGCGCTGCCATCTCGAGGCCGGCCTGCTGCCGCTGCCGCATCCCAGCTGGCGCAATACCGGTTGGTTGAAGAAAAATCCGTGGTTCGAGGCGGAGTTGCTGCCGGAACTCCGCGCGCAAGTTTTGCGGTGGATTTCTTGA
- a CDS encoding Lrp/AsnC family transcriptional regulator — MDRLDRKILRLLQEDSTLAVADVAKKVGLSTTPCWRRIQKMEEDGVIKRRVALLDPIKVNTKVTVFVSIRTNAHSIEWLKRFSEVIAEFPEVVEFYRMSGDVDYLLRVAVPDIAAYDAFYKRMIAKIEIRDVSSAFAMEQIKYTTELPLDYMMLEQAKSMED; from the coding sequence ATGGACCGGCTCGACAGAAAAATCCTCAGACTTTTGCAGGAGGACTCGACGCTTGCCGTGGCCGACGTCGCCAAGAAGGTGGGGCTCTCCACCACGCCCTGCTGGCGGCGCATCCAGAAGATGGAAGAGGATGGCGTGATCAAGCGCCGTGTCGCCCTGCTCGACCCGATCAAGGTCAATACCAAGGTCACGGTTTTCGTCTCGATCCGCACCAATGCCCACTCCATCGAATGGCTGAAGCGCTTCTCCGAGGTTATCGCCGAATTTCCTGAAGTGGTGGAATTCTACCGCATGTCGGGCGATGTCGATTATCTCCTGCGCGTCGCCGTGCCCGATATCGCGGCCTATGACGCCTTCTACAAGCGCATGATCGCCAAGATCGAGATCCGCGACGTCTCCTCGGCCTTCGCCATGGAGCAGATCAAGTACACGACCGAGCTGCCGCTCGACTACATGATGCTTGAGCAAGCCAAGAGCATGGAAGACTAG
- a CDS encoding DNA alkylation repair protein, translated as MTLGPSSTSEEIIAHLKGMRDEANIEGMGRFGIDTGTALGISNTVLRSIARQIKRDHVRALALWASDIREARLLAAFTGEPKKITADIARVWASDFNSWEIVDGVSDLFCDAGLQDQLLTEFAEDEREFVRRAAFAMMAWSAVHMKKEPDATFVNWLPLIETYATDPRNFVKKAVNWALRQIGKRNATCHAPALALAERLAASGDKTSRWIGKDAVKELSGEKAMAKIGR; from the coding sequence ATGACGCTCGGCCCGTCCTCGACATCGGAAGAGATCATCGCGCATCTCAAGGGCATGCGCGATGAGGCCAATATCGAGGGCATGGGCCGCTTTGGCATCGACACCGGGACTGCGCTCGGGATTTCCAACACGGTACTCCGGTCGATTGCCCGACAGATAAAGCGTGACCATGTGCGCGCGCTGGCGCTCTGGGCGAGCGACATCCGCGAAGCGCGCCTGCTGGCCGCCTTCACCGGCGAGCCAAAGAAGATTACGGCGGACATTGCCCGCGTCTGGGCCTCGGACTTCAACTCCTGGGAAATTGTCGATGGCGTCTCTGACCTCTTCTGTGACGCCGGGCTTCAAGACCAACTTCTGACAGAATTCGCCGAAGACGAGCGCGAGTTCGTACGCCGCGCGGCCTTCGCGATGATGGCATGGAGTGCCGTGCATATGAAGAAGGAGCCGGACGCCACCTTCGTCAACTGGCTGCCGCTAATCGAGACATACGCGACCGACCCGCGCAATTTCGTCAAGAAGGCTGTCAACTGGGCGCTGCGGCAGATCGGCAAGCGCAATGCAACTTGCCACGCCCCTGCCCTTGCTCTAGCCGAAAGGCTCGCTGCGAGCGGGGACAAGACCTCGCGCTGGATCGGCAAGGATGCGGTGAAGGAACTGTCGGGCGAGAAAGCGATGGCGAAGATCGGACGCTGA
- a CDS encoding NAD(P)-dependent oxidoreductase, which yields MAKVAFIGLGVMGYPMAGHLKVKGGHDVTVYNRTAIKAANWAAEYGGLVATTPAHAAEDVDFVFTCVGNDDDLRSVTIGDEGCIAGMKPGATLIDNTTASADVARELEAACAARGCHFVDAPVSGGQAGAENGVLTVMCGAKPDVFERARPVIDAYARMVGLMGPAGSGQLAKMVNQICIAGLVQGLAEGVHFAKRAGLDVEELMAVLGKGAAGSWQMDNRHKTMNAGKFDFGFAVDWMRKDLAICLDEARRNGAKLPVTALVDQFYGDVQQMGGKRWDTSSLLARLEKK from the coding sequence ATGGCAAAAGTTGCCTTTATCGGTCTGGGCGTAATGGGTTACCCGATGGCGGGTCATCTCAAGGTCAAGGGCGGGCACGATGTCACCGTCTACAACCGGACGGCCATCAAAGCCGCCAACTGGGCTGCCGAATATGGCGGGCTGGTCGCTACCACGCCGGCACATGCAGCCGAAGACGTCGATTTCGTCTTTACCTGCGTCGGCAATGATGACGATCTGCGGTCGGTCACGATAGGGGACGAAGGCTGCATAGCCGGCATGAAGCCGGGCGCGACGCTGATCGACAATACGACTGCAAGCGCGGATGTGGCGCGCGAACTCGAAGCCGCTTGCGCCGCCAGGGGCTGCCATTTCGTCGATGCGCCGGTTTCAGGCGGCCAGGCGGGTGCCGAAAACGGCGTGCTGACGGTGATGTGCGGCGCCAAGCCTGACGTATTCGAACGCGCACGGCCGGTGATCGACGCCTATGCAAGGATGGTGGGACTGATGGGTCCGGCCGGGTCCGGCCAGCTTGCCAAGATGGTCAACCAGATCTGCATCGCGGGCCTTGTGCAGGGGCTTGCGGAGGGGGTGCATTTCGCCAAGCGAGCGGGCCTCGATGTCGAGGAACTGATGGCCGTGCTCGGCAAGGGTGCCGCCGGCTCATGGCAGATGGACAATCGCCACAAGACGATGAACGCGGGCAAGTTCGATTTCGGCTTCGCCGTGGACTGGATGCGCAAGGATCTTGCCATATGCCTGGACGAGGCGCGGCGCAACGGCGCCAAGCTGCCGGTCACGGCGCTGGTCGACCAGTTTTACGGCGATGTGCAGCAGATGGGCGGCAAGCGCTGGGATACGTCCTCGCTGCTGGCGCGCCTTGAAAAGAAATGA
- a CDS encoding antitoxin of toxin-antitoxin stability system, with translation MTKNARLILDIDADLHDAFLAAAEAENRPASDIVRDFMSDYVGSHEKPDAEYWAFVERKVEAARKSLRAGKGLSNAEVEAKFAARRAAIANKNA, from the coding sequence ATGACGAAAAATGCTCGACTCATCCTCGATATTGACGCCGATCTTCACGATGCTTTTCTCGCGGCAGCGGAAGCAGAAAATCGTCCTGCGTCCGATATCGTGCGGGATTTCATGTCTGACTACGTTGGTTCGCATGAGAAGCCCGATGCTGAGTACTGGGCTTTTGTCGAGAGAAAGGTCGAGGCGGCCCGTAAATCGCTGAGGGCTGGCAAAGGACTGTCGAATGCTGAAGTCGAGGCAAAATTCGCCGCCAGGCGTGCCGCTATAGCCAACAAGAATGCCTAG
- a CDS encoding type II toxin-antitoxin system RelE/ParE family toxin, protein MAEEHPEAALRMDQLFARAAKRLSSFPMLGRLGEVAGTREFVPHPNYRLVYELIDDEIWILTLVHVARQWPPVMD, encoded by the coding sequence ATTGCCGAAGAGCATCCTGAAGCAGCGCTGCGCATGGACCAGCTCTTTGCTCGAGCTGCCAAGCGATTGAGTAGTTTCCCCATGCTTGGCCGTCTTGGCGAGGTGGCAGGCACGCGTGAATTCGTGCCGCACCCCAACTACCGTCTTGTCTATGAATTGATCGACGACGAGATCTGGATATTGACGCTCGTCCATGTCGCGCGGCAATGGCCGCCAGTCATGGATTGA
- a CDS encoding methyltransferase domain-containing protein — protein MAKKKKKIDETALAAAYNEALALEKAGDFDKAAKAYQKVLALDPEDHGGAAVRIASMGLGDAPPKAPDAYVETLFDQHAAAFEDILVDQLEYCVPLMVRERIDTLKLGPFKKLLDLGCGTGLTGGALRDICGEMVGLDLSEKMVEMAHEKDLYETLYVAEAADFLEDNEDGPFDIVTATDVLPYVGFLEELFFGVADNLEKGDLFLFSSETLPDAVLNGRDFMVGPHQRFAHAESYVRKVLASAGFEVAELGGITVRLEDGEPIPGHLVVARKILV, from the coding sequence ATGGCGAAGAAAAAGAAGAAGATCGACGAGACGGCGTTGGCCGCCGCCTATAACGAAGCGCTCGCGCTTGAAAAGGCCGGCGATTTCGACAAGGCCGCAAAGGCCTATCAGAAGGTGCTGGCGCTTGATCCCGAAGACCATGGCGGTGCTGCCGTACGCATCGCGTCAATGGGTCTCGGCGACGCGCCACCGAAGGCGCCGGACGCCTATGTCGAAACTCTGTTCGACCAGCATGCGGCAGCCTTCGAAGACATTCTCGTCGACCAGCTCGAATACTGCGTGCCGCTGATGGTGCGTGAACGCATCGATACGCTGAAACTTGGTCCCTTCAAGAAGCTGCTCGACCTCGGCTGCGGCACCGGGCTGACGGGTGGAGCGTTGCGCGATATCTGCGGCGAGATGGTCGGGCTGGATCTCTCGGAGAAGATGGTCGAGATGGCCCACGAAAAGGACCTCTACGAGACGCTTTACGTCGCCGAGGCCGCCGACTTCCTTGAGGACAACGAGGACGGCCCCTTCGACATCGTCACCGCCACCGACGTGCTCCCCTATGTCGGCTTCCTCGAAGAATTGTTCTTCGGCGTCGCCGACAACCTTGAAAAAGGCGACCTGTTCTTATTCTCGTCCGAAACGCTTCCCGACGCTGTGCTCAACGGCCGCGACTTCATGGTCGGCCCGCATCAGCGTTTCGCGCATGCGGAGTCTTATGTCAGGAAGGTGCTTGCCTCGGCAGGCTTCGAGGTGGCCGAACTTGGCGGCATAACAGTGCGGCTTGAGGACGGAGAGCCGATACCGGGACATCTGGTGGTGGCGCGCAAGATTTTAGTCTAA
- a CDS encoding usg protein: MTNDMEMRLKGYGLTTAEILYRMPDHQSLLQKFIWQHYDLAPEFPEMKSFLKFWKEKIEGPLHSVRYVHWKLISPTEWRALKGDFILH; the protein is encoded by the coding sequence ATGACAAATGATATGGAAATGCGGCTCAAGGGCTATGGACTGACCACCGCCGAAATCCTCTATCGCATGCCGGACCACCAGTCGCTGCTGCAGAAATTCATCTGGCAACACTACGATCTGGCCCCGGAATTTCCCGAGATGAAATCCTTCCTGAAGTTCTGGAAGGAGAAGATCGAGGGGCCGCTGCACTCAGTGCGCTACGTGCATTGGAAACTGATCTCGCCGACCGAGTGGCGGGCGCTGAAGGGCGACTTCATCCTTCACTGA